One genomic region from Cardiocondyla obscurior isolate alpha-2009 linkage group LG19, Cobs3.1, whole genome shotgun sequence encodes:
- the LOC139109892 gene encoding male-enhanced antigen 1: MSPEPTQEPAQESLTVSSAILDARVANDEEESDDDDMGMAGYMPLSQVPIDADPILGEEENDEWLPGIGESGQASASSTTETEDNCSSETLEVWSSQHNRSDIDLDATKIKEVKSVMASITLPESSIPQWASTISEEQWKEQLLVRIKQMQNKDV, encoded by the exons ATGTCACCTGAGCCGACGCAAGAACCTGCTCAGGAAAGTCTGACAGTTTCCAGTGCAATCCTGGATGCAAGAGTAGCAAATGATGAAGAGGAAAGCGATGATGATGATATGGGTATGGCAGGATATATGCCATTATCCCAAGTTCCTATTGATGCCGATCCTATTTTAGGCGAGGAGGAG aaTGACGAATGGTTACCTGGAATTGGTGAATCTGGTCAAGCATCAGCAAGTTCAACAACTGAAACTGAGGAT AATTGTTCTTCAGAGACATTGGAGGTCTGGTCCAGTCAGCACAATCGTTCCGACATTGATCTAgatgcaacaaaaattaaagaagtaAAATCTGTAATGGCATCCATTACTCTCCCTGAATCTTCCATTCCACAATGGGCGAGCACAATTTCGGAAGAACAGTGGAAAGAGCAGCTTCTTGTACGCATTAAACAGATGCAGAATAAGGACGTAtag
- the LOC139109893 gene encoding uncharacterized protein, with translation MNNEPLPGIIAFTECVLIVTTLSYFIIQLMVSCAPCGVAINVSYIAHSATTTPYNNNFYVTSKKQRSITEGTINAFYVEIAQVIRTQLFYHLIYADFLHQYLFLVSSHWSLSRHPAKYSASFTCEITFEIFGTECGTSDRGTSV, from the exons ATGAATAACGAGCCACTTCCGGGAATCATAGCGTTCACCGAATGCGTTCTCATCGTCACAACCTTGtcctattttattattcaactCATGGTGTCCTGTGCACCGTGCGGTGTCGCAATAAATGTGTCTTATATTGCACATTCAGCGACGACGACACCGTATAACA ataatttttacgtaactTCAAAGAAGCAAAGATCCATTACCGAAGGAACAATTAATGCGTTTTACGTAGAAATTGCACAAGTGATACGTACGCAATTATTTTACCATCTAATATATGCGGATTTCCTGCACCAGTATCTCTTCTTGGTATCCTCGCACTGGTCCTTATCTCGGCATCCTGCTAAGTATTCCGCTTCCTTCACGTGCGAGATCACTTTCGAGATCTTCGGTACAGAATGCGGAACTTCTGATAGGG gtaCAAGCGTATAA
- the LOC139110264 gene encoding pancreatic triacylglycerol lipase isoform X2, with protein MLGLGVVQEIFQRLHTAIKPETRLHHMNCVVTFVLLDVRRMENPFGEEQLFLNNTEVLYASHFNESRPTKFIVHGFSDTGSEGWIRDLIDAYLLYQDVNVVVVGWGILASDAYPVAAKNTRLVGDYLGQFLDFLNRDSNLEYKDVHISGHSLGSYVAGFAGAYHDGRVGRITGLDPASPLFETISGVVGPEYRLDPTDAQFVDVIHTSGPVFGFLAPLGHADFYPNDGKIPQPGCSFTPTITYCSHSRAHQLMTESIGSTVGFKARMCDSWEKYKEQLCDYNPVVLMGEYASTSLRGKFYLLTNDAPPFALQ; from the exons ATGCTCGGCTTGGGGGTTGTGCAGGAGATATTTCAGCGTTTGCACACGGCGATCAAACCTGAAACTAGATTGCATCATATGAATTGCGTGGTCACATTTGTTCTCCTCGATGTACGTCGGAT GGAAAACCCTTTCGGCGAAGAGCAATTGTTCCTGAACAATACCGAGGTGCTGTATGCTTCGCATTTCAACGAAAGCCGGCCGACGAAGTTCATCGTTCATGGATTCAGCGATACCGGAAGCGAAGGCTGGATACGTGATTTAATAGACG cGTATCTGCTTTATCAGGATGTGAACGTGGTGGTCGTCGGATGGGGAATCTTGGCATCAGACGCCTACCCGGTGGCTGCTAAGAACACACGTCTTGTTGGTGATTACTTAGGCCAGTTCTTGGATTTCTTAAATCGAGACTCGAATCTAGAATACAAAGACGTGCACATCAGTGGTCATAGCTTGGGTTCTTATGTGGCGGGTTTTGCTGGAGCTTATCACGATGGACGTGTCGGGAGAATAACAG GATTGGATCCTGCGAGTCCTTTGTTCGAAACCATTTCCGGTGTCGTCGGTCCAGAATACCGGTTAGATCCAACCGATGCTCAATTCGTTGATGTAATCCATACTAGCGGTCCGGTTTTCGGATTTTTAGCACCGTTAGGACACGCTGATTTTTATCCTAACGACGGCAAGATTCCACAACCTGGTTGTTCTTTTACGCCAACAATAA CTTATTGTAGCCATTCGAGGGCTCATCAGCTTATGACTGAGAGCATTGGCAGCACGGTGGGCTTCAAGGCGAGAATGTGCGACAGCTGGGAAAAATACAAGGAGCAACTTTGCGATTACAATCCGGTCGTATTGATGGGCGAATATGCTTCTACCTC GTTGCGTGGCAAATTTTATCTGTTGACCAACGACGCTCCTCCTTTTGCTCTACAATAA
- the LOC139110264 gene encoding pancreatic triacylglycerol lipase isoform X1, with amino-acid sequence MSRSITPGDMSQVVELFVLSIILLAQSAHPYPESTQLNDNVARASIVETVLEHEPATFKLYTRENPFGEEQLFLNNTEVLYASHFNESRPTKFIVHGFSDTGSEGWIRDLIDAYLLYQDVNVVVVGWGILASDAYPVAAKNTRLVGDYLGQFLDFLNRDSNLEYKDVHISGHSLGSYVAGFAGAYHDGRVGRITGLDPASPLFETISGVVGPEYRLDPTDAQFVDVIHTSGPVFGFLAPLGHADFYPNDGKIPQPGCSFTPTITYCSHSRAHQLMTESIGSTVGFKARMCDSWEKYKEQLCDYNPVVLMGEYASTSLRGKFYLLTNDAPPFALQ; translated from the exons ATGTCGCGCAGCATCACGCCCGGAGACATGTCACAGGTCGTCGAGCTTTTCGTCCTTTCCATCATCCTCCTCGCTCAGTCAG CGCACCCGTATCCGGAAAGCACACAGTTGAATGATAACGTTGCGCGGGCGTCGATCGTCGAGACGGTGTTAGAACACGAACCGGCGACCTTCAAATTGTATACCAG GGAAAACCCTTTCGGCGAAGAGCAATTGTTCCTGAACAATACCGAGGTGCTGTATGCTTCGCATTTCAACGAAAGCCGGCCGACGAAGTTCATCGTTCATGGATTCAGCGATACCGGAAGCGAAGGCTGGATACGTGATTTAATAGACG cGTATCTGCTTTATCAGGATGTGAACGTGGTGGTCGTCGGATGGGGAATCTTGGCATCAGACGCCTACCCGGTGGCTGCTAAGAACACACGTCTTGTTGGTGATTACTTAGGCCAGTTCTTGGATTTCTTAAATCGAGACTCGAATCTAGAATACAAAGACGTGCACATCAGTGGTCATAGCTTGGGTTCTTATGTGGCGGGTTTTGCTGGAGCTTATCACGATGGACGTGTCGGGAGAATAACAG GATTGGATCCTGCGAGTCCTTTGTTCGAAACCATTTCCGGTGTCGTCGGTCCAGAATACCGGTTAGATCCAACCGATGCTCAATTCGTTGATGTAATCCATACTAGCGGTCCGGTTTTCGGATTTTTAGCACCGTTAGGACACGCTGATTTTTATCCTAACGACGGCAAGATTCCACAACCTGGTTGTTCTTTTACGCCAACAATAA CTTATTGTAGCCATTCGAGGGCTCATCAGCTTATGACTGAGAGCATTGGCAGCACGGTGGGCTTCAAGGCGAGAATGTGCGACAGCTGGGAAAAATACAAGGAGCAACTTTGCGATTACAATCCGGTCGTATTGATGGGCGAATATGCTTCTACCTC GTTGCGTGGCAAATTTTATCTGTTGACCAACGACGCTCCTCCTTTTGCTCTACAATAA
- the Gat-1b gene encoding GABA neurotransmitter transporter-1B isoform X2: MRGSTGRPKVDRSTSPLPRKPAASPVNPVQELKALFSEPTSNRGPNGEKESDFRFEAIQCLRQSSIIKRSSLIKALPDRGIWNSKVEFILSVVGLAIGLGNLWRFPYLCYKNGGGAFMVPYFIALALAGIPMFLMELSLGQMLTIGGLGVFKIAPIFKGIGYATCVLSCWTNIYYIIILAWALFYFLVSLRPDVPWRTCDNSWNTRYCITPDERLNVTCWQTDYWPNNVLCSTSLGNLSHELLKDPVKEFWERRTLQISSGIENIGNIRWELAGTLAVVWIMCYFCIWKGVKWTGKVVYFTALFPYALLVVLLIRGLTLPGAAEGLKYYATPNLSKLGDPEVWIDAVTQIFFTYALGLGALVALGSYNKFNNNVYKDALIVCGVNTCTSLLSGVVIFSVVGFMAHEQQKPVADVAASGPGLAFLVYPSAVLQLPGASIWSSLFFFMLLLIGLDSQFCTMEGFITAAVDEWPRVLRKRKEVFIAIVCLISYLIGLLCVTEGGMYVFQLLDTYAVSGFCLLFLMFFECISVSWAFGVDRFYEGIRDMIGYYPCFWWKICWTFTTPAICVGVFIFNIIKFVPVKYLTYEFPWWSHLLGWLAGLSSMLCIPGYMIYIWSVTPGTTSEKYRKLIKIEDDIAALRKKLNPIKAAAIDVEFEL; the protein is encoded by the exons ATGAG GGGATCGACCGGCCGTCCCAAGGTAGACAGATCCACTAGTCCTCTGCCGAGAAAACCGGCGGCAAGCCCTGTGAATCCGGTGCAAGAACTGAAGGCCCTCTTCTCCGAGCCAACTAGCAATAGAGGCCCCAATGGCGAGAAAGAATCAGACTTCCGATTCGAGGCGATACAATGTCTGCGACAGTCCTCGATTATTAAGAGGTCTTCGCTCATTAAAGCGTTACCGGACCGAGGAATCTGGAACAGCAAG gtcgaatttattttatccgtcGTGGGACTGGCCATAGGTTTGGGTAATCTGTGGCGATTTCCATACCTTTGTTATAAGAATGGCGGCGGTGCTTTCATGGTGCCCTACTTCATCGCGCTCGCGCTGGCCGGTATACCCATGTTCCTGATGGAACTTTCTTTAGGACAGATGCTGACGATAGGTGGTCTCGGTGTTTTTAAAATAGCCCCAATTTTTAAAG GCATTGGATATGCGACCTGCGTGCTTTCTTGCTGGactaatatatattacattatcatCCTCGCTTGGGCACTTTTCTATTTCCTGGTCTCTTTACGTCCTG atGTACCTTGGAGAACTTGTGACAACTCGTGGAACACGCGCTATTGCATCACGCCCGACGAACGTCTGAATGTAACATGCTGGCAAACGGATTATTGGCCGAATAATGTTTTATGTTCTACGTCTCTTGGAAATTTGAGTCACGAACTGCTTAAAGATCCAGTCAAGGAATTTTGGGA GAGACGCACTCTACAGATCTCCTCCGGCATCGAAAACATAGGTAATATAAGATGGGAATTGGCCGGCACACTTGCAGTCGTGTGGATAATGTGCTACTTTTGCATTTGGAAAGGCGTTAAATGGACTGGCAAG GTCGTCTATTTCACCGCGCTCTTTCCGTACGCCTTGCTGGTAGTACTCCTTATACGAGGTTTAACGCTCCCTGGTGCTGCGGAaggtttaaaatattatgctACGCCAAATCTGTCGAAACTCGGCGATCCCGAG GTATGGATAGATGCAGTAACACAGATATTCTTCACTTACGCTCTTGGCCTGGGTGCATTGGTAGCTCTAGGCagttacaataaatttaataataatgtttacaA AGATGCTCTCATCGTATGTGGAGTGAATACTTGCACCAGCTTGCTTAGCGGAGTAGTTATATTTTCCGTAGTTGGTTTTATGGCACACGAACAACAGAAGCCAGTGGCCGATGTAGCTGCTTCTG GACCTGGTTTGGCGTTCTTAGTTTATCCTTCGGCAGTATTACAACTACCCGGGGCATCAATTTGGTCGagtctcttcttttttatgcTCCTTTTAATAGGATTGGACAGTCAG TTCTGTACCATGGAGGGCTTCATTACCGCTGCCGTAGACGAGTGGCCGCGAGTGCTTAGAAAACGGAAAGAAGTGTTCATCGCAATCGTATGCTTGATCTCCTACCTAATCGGGCTTCTGTGCGTGACGGAA GGCGGTATGTACGTATTTCAATTATTGGACACGTACGCTGTAAGCGGGTTTTGTTTACTCTTTCTGATGTTCTTCGAGTGCATCTCCGTCTCATGGGCATTCGGTGTGGATCGCTTTTATGAAGGCATACGGGATATGATAGGCTATTATCcttgtttctggtggaagaTATGTTGGACGTTTACCACACCTGCCATTTGCGTG GGCGTTTTTATCTTCAATATCATCAAGTTCGTCCCTGTGAAATATCTTACGTATGAGTTTCCATGGTGGAGCCATTTGCTAGGATGGCTTGCGGGTCTTTCCTCGATGTTATGCATTCCAGGCTACATGATTTACATCTGGAGCGTTACACCCGGAACTACCTCAGAA aaatatcggaaattgataaaaatagaaGATGATATTGCTGCCTTACGAAAGAAACTCAATCCAATCAAAGCCGCTGCCATCGACGTGGAGTTTGAACTATAA
- the Gat-1b gene encoding GABA neurotransmitter transporter-1B isoform X1, protein MPSRGSTGRPKVDRSTSPLPRKPAASPVNPVQELKALFSEPTSNRGPNGEKESDFRFEAIQCLRQSSIIKRSSLIKALPDRGIWNSKVEFILSVVGLAIGLGNLWRFPYLCYKNGGGAFMVPYFIALALAGIPMFLMELSLGQMLTIGGLGVFKIAPIFKGIGYATCVLSCWTNIYYIIILAWALFYFLVSLRPDVPWRTCDNSWNTRYCITPDERLNVTCWQTDYWPNNVLCSTSLGNLSHELLKDPVKEFWERRTLQISSGIENIGNIRWELAGTLAVVWIMCYFCIWKGVKWTGKVVYFTALFPYALLVVLLIRGLTLPGAAEGLKYYATPNLSKLGDPEVWIDAVTQIFFTYALGLGALVALGSYNKFNNNVYKDALIVCGVNTCTSLLSGVVIFSVVGFMAHEQQKPVADVAASGPGLAFLVYPSAVLQLPGASIWSSLFFFMLLLIGLDSQFCTMEGFITAAVDEWPRVLRKRKEVFIAIVCLISYLIGLLCVTEGGMYVFQLLDTYAVSGFCLLFLMFFECISVSWAFGVDRFYEGIRDMIGYYPCFWWKICWTFTTPAICVGVFIFNIIKFVPVKYLTYEFPWWSHLLGWLAGLSSMLCIPGYMIYIWSVTPGTTSEKYRKLIKIEDDIAALRKKLNPIKAAAIDVEFEL, encoded by the exons ATGCCTTCAAGGGGATCGACCGGCCGTCCCAAGGTAGACAGATCCACTAGTCCTCTGCCGAGAAAACCGGCGGCAAGCCCTGTGAATCCGGTGCAAGAACTGAAGGCCCTCTTCTCCGAGCCAACTAGCAATAGAGGCCCCAATGGCGAGAAAGAATCAGACTTCCGATTCGAGGCGATACAATGTCTGCGACAGTCCTCGATTATTAAGAGGTCTTCGCTCATTAAAGCGTTACCGGACCGAGGAATCTGGAACAGCAAG gtcgaatttattttatccgtcGTGGGACTGGCCATAGGTTTGGGTAATCTGTGGCGATTTCCATACCTTTGTTATAAGAATGGCGGCGGTGCTTTCATGGTGCCCTACTTCATCGCGCTCGCGCTGGCCGGTATACCCATGTTCCTGATGGAACTTTCTTTAGGACAGATGCTGACGATAGGTGGTCTCGGTGTTTTTAAAATAGCCCCAATTTTTAAAG GCATTGGATATGCGACCTGCGTGCTTTCTTGCTGGactaatatatattacattatcatCCTCGCTTGGGCACTTTTCTATTTCCTGGTCTCTTTACGTCCTG atGTACCTTGGAGAACTTGTGACAACTCGTGGAACACGCGCTATTGCATCACGCCCGACGAACGTCTGAATGTAACATGCTGGCAAACGGATTATTGGCCGAATAATGTTTTATGTTCTACGTCTCTTGGAAATTTGAGTCACGAACTGCTTAAAGATCCAGTCAAGGAATTTTGGGA GAGACGCACTCTACAGATCTCCTCCGGCATCGAAAACATAGGTAATATAAGATGGGAATTGGCCGGCACACTTGCAGTCGTGTGGATAATGTGCTACTTTTGCATTTGGAAAGGCGTTAAATGGACTGGCAAG GTCGTCTATTTCACCGCGCTCTTTCCGTACGCCTTGCTGGTAGTACTCCTTATACGAGGTTTAACGCTCCCTGGTGCTGCGGAaggtttaaaatattatgctACGCCAAATCTGTCGAAACTCGGCGATCCCGAG GTATGGATAGATGCAGTAACACAGATATTCTTCACTTACGCTCTTGGCCTGGGTGCATTGGTAGCTCTAGGCagttacaataaatttaataataatgtttacaA AGATGCTCTCATCGTATGTGGAGTGAATACTTGCACCAGCTTGCTTAGCGGAGTAGTTATATTTTCCGTAGTTGGTTTTATGGCACACGAACAACAGAAGCCAGTGGCCGATGTAGCTGCTTCTG GACCTGGTTTGGCGTTCTTAGTTTATCCTTCGGCAGTATTACAACTACCCGGGGCATCAATTTGGTCGagtctcttcttttttatgcTCCTTTTAATAGGATTGGACAGTCAG TTCTGTACCATGGAGGGCTTCATTACCGCTGCCGTAGACGAGTGGCCGCGAGTGCTTAGAAAACGGAAAGAAGTGTTCATCGCAATCGTATGCTTGATCTCCTACCTAATCGGGCTTCTGTGCGTGACGGAA GGCGGTATGTACGTATTTCAATTATTGGACACGTACGCTGTAAGCGGGTTTTGTTTACTCTTTCTGATGTTCTTCGAGTGCATCTCCGTCTCATGGGCATTCGGTGTGGATCGCTTTTATGAAGGCATACGGGATATGATAGGCTATTATCcttgtttctggtggaagaTATGTTGGACGTTTACCACACCTGCCATTTGCGTG GGCGTTTTTATCTTCAATATCATCAAGTTCGTCCCTGTGAAATATCTTACGTATGAGTTTCCATGGTGGAGCCATTTGCTAGGATGGCTTGCGGGTCTTTCCTCGATGTTATGCATTCCAGGCTACATGATTTACATCTGGAGCGTTACACCCGGAACTACCTCAGAA aaatatcggaaattgataaaaatagaaGATGATATTGCTGCCTTACGAAAGAAACTCAATCCAATCAAAGCCGCTGCCATCGACGTGGAGTTTGAACTATAA